TAAATATTTTAGCACTGTATGACTTGAGATATAAGACACTAAAATACactagatatatttttttatactagttggtgcaggacactatagttcatttatgtaagtgaggatagcaaaataaactgtgacatattatacccagtggactaccagtaaaattgataaaaatttgggaccaaagattattcagacactttgacctgaccatgttttgcttaagtgttatctgacacagttaaactctgagatcttgtcatattttattacctgtattaatgaatgaaatgttcaagatgtctgaataaattttggtttgactatatataattttttaaaagtaatatgATACGACATATCATTTACCTAATACAATTTATGGTATACATgttataatttttacttgtttactgatacaatatttatttatttatttttgattgcaGCTTGGCAGGAGGTGGAACAGAAGCTTGGAGAGGGATCCCAGCCGGAGAACGGGAAAGGCCCGGTGCAGTACGCGGAAAGAAGCCCCAATCCCGGCATGAAAAGTCAGTCTATGGCTTCTGTCCTATTTACTTTCTTTAAATAGTCTCTACTCTGCTGACTTGTTCTCTCTGCTCAGCCCCTTGTGAAGGGCTTCACTGTCAGTAGGATATATTCACATTAttcaagtaaaaataaaaattctgttatttactcacccttccAAACTTGCATGACTTCCTTTCAGGAACTCAAAAggatatattttgaagaatgttcatgtTGCTTTCACActatgagagaaaaaaaagtgtcaatTTTGTGTGGAATTGTTTCATTCAAATAGGGTGCAATCTCAAAGAACTTACCTAGTTTCTCTTTTGACAGATTTTGTGCCTATTGATCTTGAGGAGTGGTGGGCCCAGCGTTTCCTGGCCAACATTGTCAACCTGTCATGACAGGTGCATGATGGGGCATGGGGAGATGTGGCTGAGTGGTCCTGACTGAGGCAGTGCAGGCTGACTCTCCTGATGAGCTCAGGTGATAATGTGAGAGATTCGCACGCTGTGTGAAATCAGCCCTTCCTGTGGAACTGTTTGCCCAGCCGGACACAGATTCTCTCTCGTGCACACGCAAGATGATCAGAGATTTTTCTTctgcttttctttcttttgttagAATGTGAGATGTCTGTTTTTCTCCACAgatctttgcaaaaaaaagtgATGTTATAAAACGAACAAAAAAAGTCCAGTAAAAATTTTTCAAGACATCTTAGTTctgtgatctttttttttttttttcactgttgGTTACAATCTGAAATCATGGGATGGATTTTGCAAAGAAATTTATgggtcatatttttaaatataatttttattttttgcattgttatttttttataattacaagtggaaaaacaaaaaaaaattgtgatacAATAATGAAAATCAGAATTTCTGGAcacattatattacatatacTTACATATGTAGTtcacttttctttctttttttacattacattacaggCTAAAACCAATTGGGTGGGTGCAGTTAAATGTGCCTGTTTGTCATGAAAATATTGTCAATGCAAAATTTGTTAAAATATGACCCGCACATTGCATGACCGTTTTCATGACTTGTTTTTGGCTAGGAGTTTGTTTGAGAGAGGCACATTTGgaatgaatatattttgaaagaatatATAAAGCAGCTGGACGAAATTTAATCACAACGATATAGTTGAAATGAACCAATTATTGTATAAAAACATGAGACAcataaagaaatgtattttaattacattatccagaaattaaattaaattcattcaAGAATATTTTCACTTCATACATTGTACAAAATAAACATCAATAtgaaacagataaaaaaaaaaaaaaaatacaacttttacatttatttaaatttaaatcccTTCATTGGAAGGCTTAAGACCCTGAGTGTGCATTAGATGTGTTTATCAGCTACTGTTTTGTTGAAAAGATGAACATTATTGTCATTTAACAATTTATTCTGACAATGATGTAGTTTTaccacattttatttcagcccTCATGCAACTCCTCCTTTGGGCTTAGCTGCTTTTTTCCTCCCTCTTCCTGCTACAACACCATTAGTTTTCGTTTTCCCACCTCGCTTCCTGCGGGAAGAAGCATTCTGGCCTTGTTTGGCCGTACTGAAAGTGATGCACTGGGAGTCCAGGAAGTCTAGTAGCTTAGCAGCACCTAACCTGATGCCTGCTGCTTTCAAGCTGGACCGCAGCTCCGCCAGGGAGAGAGGCTGGTACTGCAGCACGCGTCCGTACAGTTTTGGGTCGGATAGGATGAACTGACGAACTGCGAGGAGCTTGTCCTTCTCACGCACAACAGCCTGAGACGCTGTGATGCCCTCGCTGTCTGAGTCATCGTCTTCAGACACACATAGTTCTGGGTTGGACCTGGATAAAAGAAAAGAGTTGAACAAAGATTCTTTGTAGTATTAATTGTGTCTATAGCCATATAGGAGCTGTACCTCTCAGACTCTGCAGTGGAGGACGTGTTTGAGTTTTGAGAGGCTGATAAAAGCTCATCTTCTTCACTTGGTGGCAGTTTCATAGGGGAGACAGCAGGGGGCGCTGTTGGTTGCTTAAAGGAGAGCGGCGCAGACTGGGAGTTGGAGGCATTCTGGGGGCGTTGGGGTCCAGAGGTCTCCTCCTCAGACTCAGAGCTCTGCAGCTGGTGGGTGTACTGATGGATCTCTTTCAGCTTCAGAACCATCTGTTTCTTTGGCAGCGGACGCACACCAaatctagaaaaaaaacatcattatgcagctctgtgtttttgaaaatgttgcTTTGGCTTTGTGAGGGCAAAGTTCCACAACATCTGCATTTGATTCTCATTTGAAAGTTTTGAGTATATGAATACTTAaaaaatttacataatgttgATTTGGTCTAAACTGGTTTCCTAATGTGACGACCACtgtcaaagggttagttcacccaaaaaataaaattctgtcattaatttctcaccctcatgtcgttccaaacccgtaagactttcatttatcttcagaacacaaatgaagatctttttgatgaaatctgagtgctttctgtccctccatagacagctacatgactaccactttgatgcttcaaaaagttcataaagagatcgtaaaactaatccatatgaattgagcggtttattccacattttctgaagagacttgatcgctttatatgatgaacagattgaatttaggcttttattcacatgtaaacattcatcaatGCACACGTCAgctgtggtaaacagaagctcaagcatgttcgcttgacgtgcgagaaccaaaCCATTCTTGTGtcacgcagcacgtttgagcttccaggaGAGTTTTTCTCgcatcaagcaggttcggttgagttAAATTCGGTTAAATTCAATCTGATCATCAAATAAAgcaatcaagtctcttcagaaaatttggactaaaccgctcaattcatattgattagttttacgatctctttatgaactttttgaagcgtcaaaataTCAAATGCGtaggctgtctatggagggacagaaagctctcagatttcatcaaaaagatcttcatttatgctctgaagatgaacgaaaatcttacaggtttggaataacatgagagtgagtaattactgacagatttttcatttttgggtgaactatccctttaagaaatggCATGtaagtttgtttatttttacactataaaacaataaacacacttttgaaaaataaatgataaatcacATCCATTGCTTCTGTGATGAACTCTGTTGAATTACTCTACTTGGACACCCCTGTGAACACCCTGAGGGGAACTGACTTCATACTTGCACTAAAAATGACCCTGGAACCAGTTAGTTAAAAGTCCATTTTAAAAGTTCCTAACgttctgaaaataaaaagttacaGAGTAATGTTTtccacttggtttgatattttgctaACTATTGCAAAgacatgaatacatttttaagcatGACAGTGTCTTAATACTCATTTTATGCTCACCTATTGAGTCGGTTTTTGAGCTCAGGTGTGTCCATATCAGAGAAGCCTGGCATGGGGGTGATGGGTACCAGCGGTTCTTTATTCTTCTTTCTGCAAGCAACTGTGCAGAAAGTTACATTGATTTTAAGAAGGttttccaaaaacaaaaatcaatctTACAGGGCTTTCTGAATGCATAATTAACAGGCCTGTGCAGCCATGTAAGAAAAAATAAGAGCTGCAGGGAAACATATTTAACATGACAAAAAGGAGGACAACATGTTTTACCTGGAGTCTTTAGTTCAGCAACTCTCTTGGCAGAGGGAGCTGCCAGTCTCTGAGAAAGAGGAAGGGGAGCAACCTCTTCCTCCTCCCAATCATCCCACATGTAAGGGTCAGGTAGACTGTGATTGAACGGACCTGGACTTGGATCAGGAGTTTTGTTACAAGCTCCAGATGCAAAAGGAGACGTGGCATGTAGACTTGTCGTTTGTCCCCTACCCTTGAGATCTGGTGGACTATCTGTACCTTCACTGCTGTCAAGTTTTAGACTAAAGTGGGGCTTCTGGCTCCCAACCCCTCCATCCAAACCCCAGGAGTCGTCAAACGCTATAGGAGGCTCATCCATGTCACAAAATGAGTTTCCCGCAATATCTACCACTTCAACACTTTGATTTGCATCCTCTTCTCCCTCCATTCTTCCAAGCTCATCCTTGTCACAGAATGAGTTTCCTGCAATATCCACCACTTTTTCAACACTTTGATTTGGATGTTCTTCTCCCACTTCCATTTGTTCTATGCCATCATTCTCgctctctctcgctctttcAGAATAACTGTAACTCAGAGAGTTTGAGGACTGACTGGAGCATCCATGCTGAAGAGAGCTACTCTGCTTCTTCTCAGGTGCTTTATTAGGGGAAGGAGAACTCAGTTGTAGAGACACTAGGCCAACTTTCCCCTGACTACCAAAAGATCCACTATTACCTCTGCTATCCCCAGGCTGAACCTCACAGTCACCAGCCACAGGGGAGCCAAACGGGATCTGACGTTGTAAAGAAGAGTCTGAATGGAGAGGAGTGCTACTTGAGGGCTGTGGGATACCCTGGGTTGGACGTCCCATGATGGTGCCACTGTGGGAGCCATCAGATGCTCGAGACAGTCTTAGAAGTTGAAGTGGTCTCTGGTAACCTGGAGATTGATCTGTATCAGTGCTAGGGCGTTCTTTAAGGAGACTCTGATCTGATTTGTACAGATTGGACAAGGCTACCGGCTTCTCTTTAAGGCAATTACTGCTTGAAGAAACAGGTTTCAAACTGTCCGAGAccgaggaagaggaagaagaggatgaTGTAGAACAAGATTTGGGGAAGAGTTGGGTTCGGCGCATGCTAATGCAGGTCTGGGCAGAGCTACAGCGTGTGGATGGTACCGGAGTGGCTGGAATCAGCCAGGAAACCTCAGCAGAGCCATCAAACACACTTTCATTTGCAAACCCAGGACTATATTGCTCTGATCGGTCAGACTTGGCTTCTGCATCAGTCGTCTCCTGCTTGGAAGCATTTACCTGTTTTCCGGCATGGCCTTGGGATCCTGATTCTTTGAAACTGTTCTCTGTGTGTTTGACTTTGCAAGCATAGCTTGTGGACATTTGAGGAGGTTCTGAGGGAGATTCAAAAGGAGACTGAGGGGACAAAGCACATTTAGTGTTAGCTGCATTATTGTTGTCACCATCCATGTCCATTTCCTCACCGGAATCATCTGAGAGTACAATGAGCTCAACTTCTTTGTTGTGTGAATTTGGAGGGGAAGGAGGGTTTTCTATTCCTTGCCAGCTTGAATTGTCTTTTCTTAGGGGAGACTTCCCTTCACCTACTGCATCTTCACCCTTATGTGGAAGAGGAGACACACCAGGCATGGGAAAGGAAGTCTCACCTGACACACTTAAGCTTAGCGGAGGGCTTACAGACAGGTCAATCACCTCACTGACACATGAAGGCCGAAACAGAGCAGGTGTGTTTCGCTGTAGTGCGCATGATGGCTTGTAATGTTGTTGCTGAGAGCAGGATGCTGGCGTCTGTGATGGTTCCATGTATTCACCTACAGACTGGGAGAATAAACGGTCATAGCTCTTGTCTAGACAGGCATCTGGGTCTCTGTTTTCATTTGTGCCAGCATCTAATTCTGGAATCAAACTAACTCTCTCAGTCTCCGGACTGGGCTTTTTAAGGGTTTCTGTTGGACTTGTTACCATGGCAGCCTCTGTCCCATCCACGCCTTGTTTGTTACTATGGCAACTGCTGGCAGACTTCTCTAAGAGGGATTCTGACTCATTTTTCTCTATCCCTTCATCCTTCTTTTCATTTTCGAGGGACGCATTTGCATCTCCCTCCTCTTCCTCAGCCTCTGTCGCAGTCTGCAACATCGTCTCCATCTTCCTTTGTGTCGCTGCAAACTCATATATCTCGTCAAGCTCTTCCTCATCGACCTGGTcctctttctcttcctctccTCTCTCTCGCTTCTCTTCCATGTTTCTTTCCTCTCCACCAGTCTCTTTAAAATCATCCTCTTCTTCGCTGTCCCCATGCTGCCACATTGATTGGAGAAGCTCCAAGAAGTTGCTTTCTGCCAAGTTTTGGTCTTCTTGGTCCCTGAGATGAGGCTCaggtgctggaaacattttAGACTCTCCTCTTGGGTTTTCCTCCACACTTCCGGAATATTCCTCACACTGCTGTTGCAGCTCAGTCAAACCAAACCTAAAACAAACCACACAGATTTACTATCCACAATATATTGTTATCTAGAAGCAATTTATATACTCAAATAATTGAACCACATGATTGGGGTTGTCTTGCTGACCTATCAGCAAGCTCCTGTACGTGTGGTAGCAGTGTATGTGTCAGAGGACAGTGGGCTGTGTAAAGATACTGCAGGAGGGCCAGTACTGCCTCTCCAAGCACATCACCCAACAACACCCTCTGAGCAACAGGCATACCCTCCTCCTGAACACCAAAACCCGAGTCATGAACCTACAAAAACATGGTAACAGCTTGGTTATTCATCTGCACTTCTTAATGGTTAATGTTTAAGGCGTCAGAGTAGAGATGCACTAACCATGTTGGCCAGCAGGGGGCATCGTGTGTACAGCATAAACGAGTGCGTGAAGAAGACGTCCCCACTGTCCACCTGTAACTGCACATCACTGAGTTGAGGGTTGTTGACCATACTGCTCAGATCTGATGATAACTTTGAAACGTACACCTGAAAAACAGACATAGAAAAGTGCTATAGAACTTTTAATATCAAACCAATCATGATAGAGTTAAAATTGAAGGAAATTCTTACTGAGACTTTTTTGGGTGTCTTCTTGTTATTTGTCTCTGGAACAAACCC
This genomic stretch from Megalobrama amblycephala isolate DHTTF-2021 linkage group LG2, ASM1881202v1, whole genome shotgun sequence harbors:
- the slx4 gene encoding structure-specific endonuclease subunit SLX4, with product MDDSDQDFTDLCSRLLKRVRRKGAGGSGDEKRSATKDEEPSSPSSRRNPPKRRKKKDAAKTELKSNINRTQAVVSGDVSQPVADVSGTGKVKDAVIRRMQQFKRASPEKLLHAETNQPTSTESQGNYPTTAGIQHTDVSGDEALALQLQQEMDREARAVGDVEEAGLFFCQLCQKDLSSMSPPLRTQHINRCLDANESSAPSPSHHSHPRPRVPECPICGKSFKSEKSRSVHLKRCSTDMGVKPNDLLQALRRQAAETVSHNTDQSRQVSGTTRRDSVPVKKRTRRKAQKMDEDTMMALALSRSLLEQEMEKVREVEEEREILAQLSSPPATTAPVLQWRPGAGKGRGKRRKGASPVHPPLLLIQDPQTALNRLQERVSSLLLRSRPPSPPTPTLSPSTLPLHPHAPLWDKSALHGGGPDSVSEFYTSELSNFIQPWVAPEREKVQSLEVTPVKKTPVVTTEAGLVQEKPSDQSPAQHRTTCPLTPCSGTSGTQALQDLMELAEEGMTLTQYGYTKHTAAGDKSEKDDAKNELPSSGFVPETNNKKTPKKVSVYVSKLSSDLSSMVNNPQLSDVQLQVDSGDVFFTHSFMLYTRCPLLANMVHDSGFGVQEEGMPVAQRVLLGDVLGEAVLALLQYLYTAHCPLTHTLLPHVQELADRFGLTELQQQCEEYSGSVEENPRGESKMFPAPEPHLRDQEDQNLAESNFLELLQSMWQHGDSEEEDDFKETGGEERNMEEKRERGEEEKEDQVDEEELDEIYEFAATQRKMETMLQTATEAEEEEGDANASLENEKKDEGIEKNESESLLEKSASSCHSNKQGVDGTEAAMVTSPTETLKKPSPETERVSLIPELDAGTNENRDPDACLDKSYDRLFSQSVGEYMEPSQTPASCSQQQHYKPSCALQRNTPALFRPSCVSEVIDLSVSPPLSLSVSGETSFPMPGVSPLPHKGEDAVGEGKSPLRKDNSSWQGIENPPSPPNSHNKEVELIVLSDDSGEEMDMDGDNNNAANTKCALSPQSPFESPSEPPQMSTSYACKVKHTENSFKESGSQGHAGKQVNASKQETTDAEAKSDRSEQYSPGFANESVFDGSAEVSWLIPATPVPSTRCSSAQTCISMRRTQLFPKSCSTSSSSSSSSVSDSLKPVSSSSNCLKEKPVALSNLYKSDQSLLKERPSTDTDQSPGYQRPLQLLRLSRASDGSHSGTIMGRPTQGIPQPSSSTPLHSDSSLQRQIPFGSPVAGDCEVQPGDSRGNSGSFGSQGKVGLVSLQLSSPSPNKAPEKKQSSSLQHGCSSQSSNSLSYSYSERARESENDGIEQMEVGEEHPNQSVEKVVDIAGNSFCDKDELGRMEGEEDANQSVEVVDIAGNSFCDMDEPPIAFDDSWGLDGGVGSQKPHFSLKLDSSEGTDSPPDLKGRGQTTSLHATSPFASGACNKTPDPSPGPFNHSLPDPYMWDDWEEEEVAPLPLSQRLAAPSAKRVAELKTPVACRKKNKEPLVPITPMPGFSDMDTPELKNRLNRFGVRPLPKKQMVLKLKEIHQYTHQLQSSESEEETSGPQRPQNASNSQSAPLSFKQPTAPPAVSPMKLPPSEEDELLSASQNSNTSSTAESERSNPELCVSEDDDSDSEGITASQAVVREKDKLLAVRQFILSDPKLYGRVLQYQPLSLAELRSSLKAAGIRLGAAKLLDFLDSQCITFSTAKQGQNASSRRKRGGKTKTNGVVAGRGRKKAAKPKGGVA